The Amblyomma americanum isolate KBUSLIRL-KWMA chromosome 2, ASM5285725v1, whole genome shotgun sequence genome contains the following window.
TAGACGTTGTACTTTACATTTCATGGCACTGGCATCAGCGCAGCTTAAAGACTTGAGGTAGCCTGCATGTCCTTCTCCTCTCCGTCTGTCATTCTGCAGTCATCTTCAGTGAACCCAATATGCTTCCTGAAGCCTATAGGCTTGAGCTTCAATACAAGAATTGCTTGCCGTCCCAGCATGGAGCCAGAAAATACAGCAGGACTAGATATTTCCTTTCAGGCCACATCTTTTCTCGCTCAGAGAACACATTTTTATGTATTGTGGGCAAGGAAGAGAGAAATAAGCTTCGGCAAATTTTTCTGACAGCGCAGAATCTGATTGCCTTTAACTGGCTTGCCGTCGTAGGCTTCATCAGGAGGAGACTTCGCGGCAGAGCTCACAAGATTCGGTCGTATCAACCTCATAGAGCTTATAATGCGATTTTTGGTCGCAATGAGATGACGTACGGAGCTGGAAGTGTCAGAAGCTGTCAGAAAGCTTGAAAGTAATCACGGATGATCCTCAGAACCATTTCACGATGGCATTTCAATGGCCGAAAGTTGGCCTGTCTTCtctaaagaggaagaaaaaaagattaatTTTGTCTTGATCATTTCGAGCCGCATTGCGGAGAATGGTTCGGTAAGAGTACGTCCAAGTGAAAGGCAAGTCTTATCGGAGAAACCAATGTcagatgaagtttttttttagttttcctcgGAAAGAATACGGAGGCGCTTGTgtgctttgtgtgtgcgtgtgtgtagaaGAGGTGGCCTGAGCTGATTTACATTTGACAAGGAAAGGGATATTGAAATACACCGGTGATAGTGAAAGAGGCGTCTACCGCCTTCCTCGGCGAGATTCGGTCGCTAAGAACGAAATAAACCCGGCGGACGCTCTGACGTAACGCAGAGGGTGGTTGACTAACTATACGCAACTGGATGTTTGTAAAACTTAACTCACGCGGAAAATTAAATTTCCATTTTCGAAGAGCTAACGCTGTGATATTCTCGGCAAAAGTCGCAGATTTTTTTGTTGTGGTTGCACGGGCAGATTTTGGTTGTTTTTCTATCCTTTTAATCACCTCTGAGTACATATGGTAACCAGTGACGAAATTAAGATAACTTTCTTTTACACAAGAATACTTTGTACTCGACAGCGATGCCTTGCTTGCGAGGTATACAGCGGCAGGAGTTAAGAGAATGAACTCCAAGAGGAGATAAACGTAGGCAGAGgtggaagaaaataattttggTAGATGAGATAATGAAGTGCGAATGTGCAGTCTGGCCAGCAGCAAGCGTCGGACAGGTTTGGCTGGGAGGTAAGGGGGGGGAGGCGTTTTCACTGCAATGGGCGCGGCTGATGATGGTAACATGAACAATAGTTATATGTAATAATGGTAATGACGATGATAAAGCTAATGAAGACGGCGATTCTTATACCGGGCTATGAGTAGCCTCCGCTCCAACACTAGTCCAAGACAGCAGCCTCcaagattagggttataacaataCGGCAAAATGGGCTGGTCATTGATAGTTCATGTTTGAAAATGCACTGCGCTAAAAGAACGCTTGACAGGAAACAATTCACACCTCCTTCGTCCCTCGTTCTGTTCAGGCTTTATATCTTCAGATGTGAAACAAACGCTATGGTGGGTACTGTGCTCCACCCATACCATAAGATAACGTAACGTAACATAACACAACATAACATaacgccgccgcgctggctcagtggttatgacgctcggctgctgacgcggaagacgcgggttcaatcgcggccacggcagtcgaatttcgacggaggcgaaattctagagcccgtgtgctgtgcgatgtcgatgcacgttaaagaaccccaggtggtcgaaaatttcggagcccttcactacggcgtccctcatagcgtgagtcgctttgggacacaACACAACAAAACACAATACAACATTCAAATtccacgatgggcaggttgcgatgacgtcacaatgctATACCGCCTCACGCGCCACGCGTCGCGGGTGACGGCGATCGACATTTCCGCTTCCACGTACCCTTTAAtgaacaaaaaagtaaataaataaataagaagccaACTTCTCGGACCTGATTAGCTGAATGGCTCGCTACCGTACGCAGCACCGTGTGTTTTTGGCTACACGTATGGCACCCGTGTCAGGGCACGGACCTTGCTTGCCGGTATGTTGACGACGAGCCAGTGCAGCCAGGAACGGTACCTGGGCTTGGCTGCCGAGGGCGCATCCACATCGAGCAAACACAGCGAGGAGAACTTCCCGCTCCTGACGTCGAGCTGGACGCGTGGGGCGAATGCCACATCGCTCGGCTCCAGTTCGTTGCCCATGTCCACCTGAAAGGGCAGAAAGGAATGGAGGATAGGCTTGAAATTATATAGCGACCCCCGACGCTGAGAGGTGCGCTACCCGAGCCCAAAAAAGTAATTTGAAGGATGCAAGAGCGGATGACGATCCGGCGTGCAAGCCTTAAAATGAAATTCTGCTTTGAAAGCGGTACATGTCATTCTTGACTATTTTCCAGCGATGCTAACCGAAAACTGCATGTTTGCCTGCTCAGTAGTGAGGATGCTACCAGTGTCAGTGTTAGGCTGGAGAGGACGCGTGTGTTTTGAAaacttccatatctacagcgctaaagacgggacagaaggaacacacacaagtaacacaacagagcgctgactgacaactgatttttattggaCGGCCAGCAAGCTTTTATGCTTACTGGCtaccagaaaggaaagaaagcacaaaaacaacagaaaaacatGCACGAAAGTAACTAGTGCCGGCGGAAATATGGCACATGTCAAATCTCGCAATCAAGATACTTCATTTCTCTCTGTGACAATGCTATTGAAGGCGCGCTTATACAAACATCCTGAAATCCTGCAATCATATGTGCCTCCATTATTTCTCTTGTCAGAGCATCACGATGTTTTCCTATCACGCTGCATTCTCTGTATTTAGCGGTTCACAGGCTTTGTTATCACTTTCTTCCGTTTCTTCTGTTTTTCAATCCCTACAATGTGTGGCTACATGGCCTTAAGGGGCCACACGTGCGACGTTGTCATTATGCTCTTTTAAtcttttgttgagacagcggcccgtctgtccaacgtacctcttcccacaggacatgggcagaGAATAGGCGACCCCTCTTTGACAGGTAAAAAAATTTTCACCGTGTTTAACTGGACACCCGCGCGGTTCAAAATTTCTGCCATTTACCTTCTTGCACATGCTAGACAGTTTCTCTGCCGCTGAGAACACGAAAAACGTACTTTTGTTATGTTCCTTACGGCGAGTCTGTACTGTGCTCACCTTTGCGTGAACACAGTCTTACCCGAGCTTACCTTGTTGCTCGGCAACTCGGTTACAGAGTAGTacctcgggtaagctcggagcagcgtcgcgcaagctgcgcgagaagttgctcgcgaAGAGGAACATGGTCGCactacgggtggctgtgacaggaacagccacctgccagtgctgtGGCAAATCACTTAACAGCTGCGCCACTTCGCTGGTAGTGGTATCAGGACTTATCGCCCTCTATGAATGTTGGGTatggaatgaccaattctgcatatacgggcattaatcCTCAGACGTCCGAATGATGTGCGGTTTGGCGGACAACGTGAGCCAAGTTACACACACAGAATGCCTCAGACATAATCAACCGCAAATGCACCAACGCAAACAGCAGTAGTGCACAATtctttcgcattcatagcatgTAAGAAGACTTAAGCGCccccaatagttttttttttttaccagctgGCTTAGGTAACGACAAATAACCTCATCAATCGGTTGCTTGTTAGTGTGCTAGGGCATGCTATTCAGGCCTGGCATTCGTCTTGCAGTCGCTCCGAGGGGCATCGCGAAATGAGGCCGCAATCTATTCTTCAGTGGATTATGCGTTAGAGCGGAAATCTTGCTGTAAACGAGAAACAGTGACCATGTTCTAGGAGACACTTCGTGAATACTTTAGTGCACGGTTGGGATAAATGCTCTGAGCGCGCATTCTGGAGAAGTCTTAGGAGTTTGCTAGCAGGAATCTTTCCTAGAGCGCGGTACGGGCTCTTACCTACGGTAAACAACGGCCCGGACCGCGACCTGTTTGCTCTGAATGTTTATTCTGCGCCAGTGAAAGAAATTGTTCCCCTCGCTATACATGAATGATGTAGTGAATCCTGCACGAAAGCTCATGTGGTTTCGAGCGAATTGATACTTTACGATGGCTTAAGACCGCTACAAGTTGAAAATACAAGTATTCAAATAGAGGTGCCGTTAACGTAATGTGCCATTTGAACGAAGGGGACGAATTTTTTGGTCAAACAAACTTTCGTGAAATCTCCGCTGAAACATCCTTCTGGTTACTGAAGATGTGTTTCAGCTGAAAGAATTTCAGCACATTGCAGCTTTGAGCTTAGCGCACATTTTGGAAAACACGAAAAGGGCGGAAAAACGCCCTTCAAAAAGGTACAGTATGCGATCGCTATTGAATGcaaacaagattttttttcaatgcgTTTTGTAAAAGCACAGTTGTCGGGAATCGAGATTGACCAGTCTTCCACTTCGCACCCTTTCCTGTTTCCTCGTCATGCCTAGCACGCTCAAAAGGCTCCTTTCCACCGCCCCATCGAGTGAAACGTCATCAGTGACTTAATCATTGAGTAATTTTTTATAACTTCTTTATTCATCTCGCCGAACCACCACTTCCAATCATGCAGCTCGCGAAGGACAGGGGTGCCGACGCTACGCGGCCCTGCTTCGTCAGGAACTGCTGCGCGATGTTCATGATAGGGCTGCTGGCAGGTACAGAGCTGGTCAAAAGcgttcaggccacatggtctgcttttgagcagcaCAGTCGGGCCCTTACGGCACATATAAGGCCATCAAAGGTCGTCAGGAGTGAGGATGAGACGCCTCCTCCCCCTCCATACAATTTGAGCTTTGTGGGCTTTGTAAGTGCCCTACTACACGGCTCGAAAGCAGACCTCACGGCCTAAGAAGGGCTTTTGGTCGACCCTGAATGCGAATAATTGCCGTTTCAAAGCCTTTACACGTAGATTTGTTACAAGAAGACGGAGCAAGCATTAAAGACTCGAATGAAAGAGAGTCAACTTTGAATTGTGATTCATCGTTCTCTGCTTCGTGTGGAGGTGTGGTATTTCGTTTCGTTCGTGACAGCACGACATAATCACGGGGTGACTTGTATGTTGTTAAAAGTGTATCGTAAGGCGCATTAATGTACCGCTTCCGCATTATGCGGAATTTTTCTCCGCGAAACTTCACGCAGCGTATTGTGAAAGTACGAAGCTTGCGAATCTTCGCAGCGCCATACCTTCCCTTGCAAAACCACCGGTTTATAAGTAGCGGAACGTATAGCCTAAAGTACTTGCTGTAATCTTATTCTAAGAAATAATCAGAAGAAGAAGCAATTTTCGAATAAATGTCACACAAAGTTCAACGAGAGAGGCACTAATGTGTTCATAAAAGTTGAAAGCCTGTGGCGACCTGCAAGCATTGTCACCGTTTGAGGCGCATAAAAGTAGCGTCGAATTCTCCAAGTTGACAACAGTCTCAAAGGGGAATGCAAAGATTCAGCACAAAACCATAGCATTTTCTCAGAAATGCCCATTGCACGGTACCAGAGTGCCCTTCTCTGTGATATTAAATAATAGGTTCACACCACGCGAAGGAACCATTTGAATGCTGCATATTGCCATCGCTGCATATAAAATAGTAGCGGCGGTCTCATTTTAATTTAGCCAACTTTCACCCGAGCGAATATTTTCCCTGAAGTTCATGCAAGTAGGATTTCGCAGTACCacgcgttttgaagcgaaaagcttcactacgctaggtaaagcagtcgtcgcgtaggccggaaaatgaccttgaacgacattCAGCCCAGCcatgttagccgtgtatgaccatatgtggtacaattATGGTGTgaaacccttgacccctgacctttacCTTTGACCTTGAGTTGACCTCTGACGTTTTCCTTTTGACCTTTGACGTTGGGGGACATTTGGATTGACCTTTGACctcaagaacatccgatggggtgacgTGAAGCCACGCGATGACATCCgttgggggtgtcgtaagaccatgtgatacgacgtcatagccacgtggtcatgtGGGTATATATAGCACAGCTGTCGCGAGCGAGTAGCGGAGCTGCCATCGACGAGCCTCAGACGCCTAGCAAGAGCCCTTGCTTTTCTCTGTATCTCAAgcttagccaagttaagccactgccaatttttgtttctgttttttgttttgatCACGAATATCCCCAGAAGCGTGGGTCTCGTTACCTTCCGGTTCCCGGGGTAGGTGACCTTGAGTGTACTATTGGGCAGCGTGGGAACCAGGTCCGGTATGATGCGCATGCTCCTGGCCTTCTCCAGCGGCGACTGGTCGCGCATGCTGGCAGGGCCCACCACACCGTCGAGCACGTCTTCGCCTTGCTCCTCCAACACGGTGTAGCCCAGGGCGCCCTGAGCTGCACTCGACGACACCAGCGACGCGCACAGCACCAGCAGGAGCGCCGACACTGTCCCCGGTTTCGCCACGGCTGGCATTCCAGTCAACAACGTTGTGAATGTTCGCCTGTTGTGAAATTACACACACCCACGCGGGATGATTATATAGGATTTAGTGATGCGTGCCAAAGAGAAGGGCGCGCTGTGCGCAGGTATCCGCATAATTAGAAACAAATATTCAAGAAGACGCAATGAATTTTAACTTAGTTTGAAAGGACCGTGACGAAATTTGAAACGCATTTGATTGCAGTTAACAATGCAATGCTCCAATGGCATTGATGAAGTCGGAAAGGAATGTACTCACAAACCTCACCCAGCGGAGAAATCCCTGGTGGCCACACCGAAGGAGGAAATAACCGGAAATGGCAGAGTGATGTCTAACGATGAGAGAGGAATCTACAGTTGAGTCCTCCTTCAGGGTGTGAACCAACGTGCCTGACCATAAAATTTTGGTCTTCTTCTACGTCCACTTCCTTCGGTTGTCCCTCGTGCCTATGCCGCTTTCCTTCATCAGTGACTGGCCGTTTGTGTTGTTGTTATAATCAAAAAGAGATTGGTTCGTGCCACTACGTGATACTGGCGGAGAATCGTGCCCTTCAGAAATTACGCAAAAAATTAATGCAGGACTTGGAATATAGAAAGCAAAAGTTAAATTCTGTCAATGAGAAGAGTTATACGCTTATGGCAAGTCTTCgagtaaacagaaaaaaataagtgAACTAGGTGATGGGCTCTGAGGTGAAATAAATCATAATTACAGAAAGGAGACGGCCCAATCAAGTCCGGTGTTCAGAATTTGGAGAAAGCTGGACAACAAAGGTTGTTTTTGTTCTTGCTCGGAACTTCAGCTCTGCGGTGAATTGGCGCGTACTGATCTAGGGTGACTGACCAGGGTTTGGCCTACAGCAACAAGAAAAGAGATAAAAGACCCAGTGAGTGATATCCGAAAAGATTATCActcacggcaaaaaaaaaatggctggcggtttagcattgctaagaacGAAGCATTGTGTGAAAGCGCAGTTTTTTCTTTAGGTGGGCACTACCCACCTGCAACGCCAACGCTAATTTACCCAATGGACACCTATTGCTATTGCCTATTGCCGGCAGTCTATTGCTTTAGTGGCgcatttctgccacaacgttgcgaAAGACAATGCATGCAGCGCCCATCTAttaccaccgccacgtacctcaaagcgggACTGAGGCGCCCGCTGACAGAGGGAGCCAGTTTGCCCCTTTCCTTTTcacaaaatcaacggagtctacaaCGTTGCCACCGCCCAAACAATGAACGacggcggcctattgctgcagtgccgcgtttctCCCACAACGTGATCACCGTCAACGGATGCAGCTCATGTCTGTctctaccgccacgtagctcaaagcgggACTGAGCCAGtcatgcgcgtttcctttcctttcgtgactgcCTCATAGGCTTCACGTCCACTTGAGGATTTTTCATGATTGGACGCTAATGGTGTTTTTTgctcacggatggaagttgatgaagacaacgacgccaatgcacagcgcgaaagtgtggCTGTTTTTCCATTCaactgaggacatcatcatcatcatcatcgtcatcgtcaaaCAGCcttgattggctgcggcgatagcatagtgctctcgtgcagtggccagcgaagctggtctgttcgcgccgccgcgtgttcgaaacccagtcgcgatgatatttattttattgctgcAGATATCTGAGAGGTATTAAGATTCGCAGTTTGAAGCTTCAGAGACCCATCGGCTTTGCgaggattgctagtgaagtagccTTTCGCACTAACAGTAGGTTTACAATAAACAGTAGAACTATCCAACAGTACAAGAACCCCTTGCACCTGTATGCTGTGTCAGCTGCTAGTTGTCTGtgcgctgtacgatgtcagtgcagaatcccaggtggccgaaattaacaAGTagtccttcactacgacgtccctcatagaccATGTGTCGCTGTGAAACGCTAAACCCCATATACCACATGTACATGCCAAGGATACCATTCGATACCATACTTAACCACCATAATTTACCATACGGCACCTTACCGTACCTTACCGTACcttgcaataccgtaccatagcataccatgTCTATTTTTGAAACAATGgagaatttttaaaatttgaCAAATTCTTCATTCTTCGGATGCAGACTGCGAGGATACCATCAATAGCTGATATTTGCTCATAGCTCATCTGCCTGTGCATTTATTATCTCTCTCGCTCTCTTCGTCCCTTCCTGCACGCTGCTTTCATACTAGCTTTGGCACATTTTCTGTGCCTGATCGTCAACAATCACTTTTCAATCTATTTGTTGTCTATGAGTGTAATCTTGCTCTTCAGTAACGACACAGTGCTGGTGGGCGCAAAGtcatcatgtaaaaaaaaaaacgcgcgtctCTGTGGAACGTTAAACTTCATATACCACATGTATTTACCATACGATGCACGAATGAGCGAAGTTCCTGCAGTTGCTGCCTGCAGTACAGGCCTGTGACACAAGGGCTCTGTCACTCGTCGTGTACAGCTTCGTTATCAAGCGCAGAGTGTAATCTTGTCTCGCATGACCGGTGTGCAACCAATTGGGTCAAACTCTCTTCTTCTCACAAATGGAATAAGATTCCTGTACTTGTTCAGGCATTTTTCGTTTTGCGACGAAAAATTTGACCATCTTCCCACGCACACGAAAGGCAGGACATCACTTGAGCTCTCGCGAGAGGCACATTGCGTGTTTTACTGCCCTCAGGTGCATGTTTTAAATGtaggtcagcaaaaaaaaaaagaaaatactagACGAGAAGTGAAGGTTGTAATCATTCTTATGCTGCATGTGGACGACGTGATATGACTGGATCAACTATAACATCGCTTGGCTCGCGAAGGAGTCTGTAGGTAATATCGAAATGCGACTACCCTGGCACTGAAGTTAATATAGGAAGCCCATGATATCTACGAATGACCAATATGGCGCACAGACTTTGGTTACAGGCAATGTATGGGAAAAATATAAAGAATGAAATATAGATGCTACTGCTGAAAATAACCTGGTGAACGCAAAAGTTACTTCAAAGCCCAAATCTTCAAGCACGTTAAAAACTAAAGGTGTCAGAACACTCGCAAAAACAGAGtactttttttaatatttcacAGAATTTCGCGCAGAACTGACCGCTTGACCTCTTTTCAACAACACTGCTAACACTcctcctccaccccccccccccccccccccccctggcctCTCTCCTCCCAGTCTCGCCTTTTTGttgtgaaaaaaaagagagaaaaagcgtGAAGGAGTGTACGTAACCCATTTATTTATCTCGTTGCTAATCGTGTATGCAACTTTCctattcagaaaaaaataagaagaatATCCTCAACGCAACGGAACCACAACTGCGCCCCCGTTTTGCCAGCGGACTCCCCTACGCTGACACGTTTGCATCTTTACCAGAAGCCGCTCTGTTCTCATTCATATCCCCCTTCAAGCAGCCTCGGCCAGTTCTATCTAGTACACAACACAACCACAGCTGACTGCCGCCCACTCGGTACGGGACATTGTTTCCTTCCCAGCCTCGCTTAATTGTGCAAGCCAGGCCATGCAAGCGGGCTTTCGGTGCGGCTCGGCTCGGCTCGTTCAGGCTTGATTCGGCCACTCCCGAGCATGCCGGGAGCGCACACGCGAATTTGTCCCCCGAGACCATTTTTCGAGAGAGCTGCACATCGCTCCAGCCAGCTAAGAAACGTCTCGTTTGAAATCGTATTCGTGCGGCGTTAGTGGAAGGGAGGAAGAAAGGGAGGGACGATGAACGCAAAACAGAAGTTAACTCGGGATGCTGGCGGTCGGGAAACGGCGCCGCCGACGACGAAGAAGACGAGGGAGGAAAAGGAGGCGCAAGACGAAAAAGAGTGCTCTGGAAAAAGCTCTTCGAATTAGGGACAAAGGAGGTTAGACATAAGGGGTGCGTATACGTAAAACGCTGCAGACCACAAAAAGAGGGGAAGGAGGAGAAAGACCCAGTGAACGAGCAATGGaacaaggaagaaaagaaagggaaAAGTTTCGCGTGAGGGCCTAATAGTCGGCCACCCGGTCCAGCCCACCGCACTTTGGGGAGGAGAGCTCGAGACTCGGGGGAGGCTTTCCCGAATGACCCGGCACCGCCGCCACCACTGAAGCCGCTGCTCGGCCGCCGGCGGTGCTGGGAAGCGTTCGGATCTCGAGCCCTGGGCGAGGCGTTTACTCGGGAAACCTGCAATTTGAGACAACTGCGGCTGTGCAGGGTCCAAACTTCCAGTGGCGGCAAGCGCCTCGAGGGAGAGGCATTAGGGAAGCAGTAGGGATAGAAAGGGGATGAAGGTGCCTGAAAAGGGGAGGAGAAGGTCTTTGTTTTCGGGACGAAGAAACGGAGCTGGCGTGCCGGGGCGAGCAAGGGTTTGAATCTTGCGAAAGTGGACAGCGTATATTTTCTTGCCTGGTgtgccagtttcttttttttgtttgtgttcttttTTGAATTCGAGCGTTTCTGCTTGTTCTGGACAGTTCAAGGCGAATGCTGTGCGCAGTGAAATACATGCAAgagacgagaagaaaaaaaagacaaagaaaaggaaCCTTACAGACGTGCTGCATAAGTTGGTTCCGACGAGCCGTTGACGACGGGAAGAACTGCAATTCAAGCCTTGGGCGCCCGCGAATTGCTCTTGTCTTCAACGTACTACCACTCTATTGTGGGCGCATATCCGGGAAGAAAACAGAAAGTAAGGGGCCGTTTTGAGTTCAACTCGTTAAAACTCGGCGCACAAGTCGAAATGACGGCCCGCAGAAAGAGCCGACAGTTGGACGTTcgtgtgagagaaaaaaaaggaaaaatgggGAAGAAATATCCCACGGACGTTCGTAATCCTCTCTTTTTGCATAGTTGGCATTATTCTTTTGGATGGTGCTTATTTCGGTGTAGTCAGCGACTCGGGCGGTGCGTGTGTGTTTGTCGTTATCATAAAGTTCCACAGTTCGTCCATTTTTCCCTCTTTATGCGCGCACTGCCTTTTCCCTAAATTGTGCGCTTCCTCCCGTCCGTTTTCCCTGAAGTTTCCTTATCGCCCTCGCCAAGCGGCCGCCATTACAGCAAACGCCCGTTTCGCCCTTCTTTTATTCCGCTTCATTTCGAATGCGGTCATCGCACCCATAGGAAAAGGCTATTTGAATACGCGAATACACCCCTCCGTTCCTTTTATTCCCATACATTCTGGCGGTGTGTGCGACGGCTGGTGCTTATACAGCTTCCCTATTGTTCCACACTGGGACGCGTACGGGACATTTGCTCTGGGCGAAGGAATCTGCGTGTGTAGGACATTATGCAGGCGCGAGCGGAGGCAGTTTCCGAGCAAGTTTCTCAGATTTCTGCGAAACCGTTCAAGATTTCTTCCTCGCATGACGACTGCTTTGTTCCACTGAACGCAAACCCCCGCTTGCACGcgccgttttcttttttaatattttctttttgcGATCGCTTTGCGAGATTCAGCAGGTGATCGTCCATTACTCCAGGCTTTCTGAACACAAATGTGCCGATTCGAAAGGAGACTGCCGGTATGACGTCTTTATATAGCGATTACAATGGCTCTAGCGCCGTCGGTATTAGGAGTCGCTTTAATATTTGATTATGTTCACTGCTTTGTTTTGATTCGAGTATTTTCGAGCATATATTCAGAATTGCTGTCGTTGACGTCGTTATGTTCTCGTATGCCTTTCGTGCAGCCTTTACACTCGTAGCAAAATGTGCAATGCGGCATTTTAGGCCACCCCGTCGCGGCGTATAATCGGCGGCTGCTGCGTGTTCTGCCGACAGGCACGACAGTGGTGGTTCGGTTTCAGTCTGTTTCAATTATGACGATGTTGGTAGTCACGGTTATGGCAGTTGTGGTAGTAGTGTTCGGAGATTAGGGATGGTGATGGCCTGACTAAGCCACAGACACATGTGATCAAGGAAAGCGAACTCGTAATGCGTGCAGGTACAGACATTAGGTCATAACACGCAATTACAGTGACTCACATACCGCAGTGCACATTCCGCTAACGGTTGAGGCCTCACGCGCCTCAATCACCACGATGCGATTCTAAGTATATTCGTTATATATACGCCGCCTTCTAATTTTGTTGCGTGAATGTGGCTTGAAAGTGGGGCGTATATATATTTTGTTTAACAGACTTAGCGCAGGTCCTTTGTTTGAGCCACTCCCAATCAGGGGCTAAATTAGAGCGCACAATGGTTTTTTTTACGAACAGAAAGCATCGGTTCCTTTCAAAGAAGCGGCTTACAAAGGAATGGCTTTTTGTTGGAGCTAAACACTGACTGTTCTAATGCTCGTGGCTTCCAGATACTGCATAAAAGTAAATATAGAGTAAATTAAAATCACTAAGCACGGGTTTAACTTGCAGAAGTAAAATGCACGTGGAGAGGAGGGTAAGGGGGAGGACACTTTGTTCATACTGTAAAAAGAGTCTGCAGCTAATCAGTCTTAACGACAGCAGCGAAAGAATAGTAGAACCAGGTCAAGCACGTGGCTGCAGCCTCGGCGAGCGCTCTCATGCAGCCAGCGCAAAAGGGCAGGcgctaacagcaaaaaaaagagagagagagagagagagagagagagagagagagagagagagatagagagagaggggggggaacAGAGTGCTGCTTTGTTTGCGAAGCCGAGAGCACTCAACCGCAGATCATCTTTTCATAGCCATTCAACGACTTTTTAAGCGAGACCGGGCTGAACCATGTACCGCGTTAATGGCATACACTCAGTAAACAGACTGGAATTCCCACGCTGACCCCGTCCTTAAATTGAGACGCACATCCGCTTTCAgccaagaatgaatgaatgaatgaatgaatgaatgaatgaatgaatgaatgaatgaatgaatgaatgaatttcgGGGAAAAAAATACCCGAAGTCCCGAAGTGCTGACACGGCTCATGTGGTGTTCCATGCGTCACACTCCAATGCAGAAAGAATAAGATGCCAGACAGTATTAACATAGTGCCAGCCACTGATCTTTACAACACAATTCTCATATTCTGATATGAAGCCAGGCGAAAAATAAAAGACGTGCTTGCATTGTTAACCTTGCC
Protein-coding sequences here:
- the LOC144118335 gene encoding uncharacterized protein LOC144118335, encoding MPAVAKPGTVSALLLVLCASLVSSSAAQGALGYTVLEEQGEDVLDGVVGPASMRDQSPLEKARSMRIIPDLVPTLPNSTLKVTYPGNRKVDMGNELEPSDVAFAPRVQLDVRSGKFSSLCLLDVDAPSAAKPRYRSWLHWLVVNIPASKVQAGKVLAAYSPPTPATSTGSHRFAFIQFEQRYEFKQGNFTFIPLRAAFNVSAFMADNEISKIAAFNFFRIDTEYRSIL